CTTTATGAAAATAATTGTCTCAAAGGGTATTGGGAGAGTTCCGATAGTCAAAGATAAAACGAGCAATGAATTAGTTGGTATAATTACCAGATCAGATATTGGAAGGATTATGAGAGAAGAAACAAGCGAAGATATTCTTTCTACAACAGGAGTATAGGCAAATCGATTAATGCTCAACAGAAGCTTCCTTTATTATTTTCCCAGAAGAAATATACAAAATTCTATCTCCAATTCTTTCAGCTTCTTCGTGATCGTGAGTTACAAGCAAAAAAGGAATTTTAAAGTCTTTTTGAAAGGATCTAAGCTCATTACCAAGTTTGACCCTGGTTTCATAGTCTAAAGCAGAAAGGGGCTCATCCAGAAGAATAAGATTTGGTTCAGTCATCAACGCTCTTGCTAGAGCTACCCTTTGCCTTTCTCCTCCAGAAATTTTTAAAGGGAATGAATTTTTCAAGTGCTTTATTTTAAATTTTTCCATTAATTCTTCGGCCTGTTTAATAATTTCCCTATCTTTAGGTTTTTTTGCTCCATAAATAATGTTGCTAAAAACGCTCATATGAGGAAAGAGAGCATAATCTTGAAACATCATACTAAATTTTCTTTCTTGAGGCCCAATAAAAACCTTTTTATTGGTATCATCAAAAACTTTATCTTTAAAATAAATATATCCCTTATCCATTCTTTTCAAACCAGCAATAATTTTAAGTGTTGTGGTCTTTCCACATCCAGATGGTCCAAAAAAGACCAA
Above is a genomic segment from Thermodesulfobium narugense DSM 14796 containing:
- a CDS encoding ATP-binding cassette domain-containing protein; this encodes MLSCNIFKKLCNFDINLRFDVFNEILVFFGPSGCGKTTTLKIIAGLKRMDKGYIYFKDKVFDDTNKKVFIGPQERKFSMMFQDYALFPHMSVFSNIIYGAKKPKDREIIKQAEELMEKFKIKHLKNSFPLKISGGERQRVALARALMTEPNLILLDEPLSALDYETRVKLGNELRSFQKDFKIPFLLVTHDHEEAERIGDRILYISSGKIIKEASVEH